One region of Xylanimonas ulmi genomic DNA includes:
- a CDS encoding pilus assembly protein codes for MSSPASASPPGRESVARGERGSALVEFMGATVLLLIPLIYLVVTVGRVQAGAFAADGAAREAARAVVTAPSSDAAAVRARLAVAIALEDQGFDPGPALSGEAVEVVCDADPCLTPGASVTATVRVVVPLPFVPQALRSWVPLEAPVESRYRASVDQFSETR; via the coding sequence ATGAGCTCGCCCGCATCCGCGTCGCCCCCCGGGCGCGAGTCGGTCGCGCGCGGCGAGCGCGGCTCGGCTCTTGTGGAGTTCATGGGCGCCACGGTCCTGCTGCTGATCCCGCTCATCTACCTGGTCGTGACCGTGGGGCGCGTGCAGGCGGGAGCGTTCGCCGCCGACGGCGCGGCCCGCGAGGCCGCCCGCGCCGTGGTGACAGCGCCGTCGTCCGACGCCGCGGCCGTGCGCGCCCGCCTGGCCGTCGCGATCGCGCTGGAGGACCAGGGCTTCGACCCCGGACCCGCGCTGAGCGGTGAGGCGGTCGAGGTGGTCTGCGACGCCGATCCATGCCTGACGCCCGGCGCCTCGGTGACCGCGACGGTGCGGGTCGTGGTGCCACTGCCGTTCGTTCCGCAGGCGCTGCGCTCATGGGTGCCCCTCGAGGCTCCTGTCGAGTCGCGTTACCGCGCGAGCGTCGACCAGTTCAGCGAGACGCGATGA
- a CDS encoding type II secretion system F family protein → MGDWVSPEGALFGLLGGVGLVLVAAGLRRRRITLAERLAPALRPRDATSGLLREQPARTPFPVVERLLAPWLADVARWAERLGSPRAEVRRRLDRAGLAESVDQFRARQVVWTVAGLGAGLALALLIGAARGFAPLPLALLVAICGACGFAACDQLLSRQIARREERMVAEFPTIAELLALAVTAGEAPVSALERVAATAQGELSTEIRRMLADVRTGAAIGVAMTDMADRTGLPSLTRFAEGVAVALERGTPLAEVLRAQAQDVREEGRRALMEAGGRKEVAMLVPVVFLILPITVVFAVFPSLATLRIGL, encoded by the coding sequence CTGGGCGATTGGGTGTCACCCGAGGGCGCGCTGTTCGGGTTGTTGGGCGGGGTCGGGCTCGTCCTGGTCGCCGCGGGCCTGCGGCGGCGGCGGATCACGCTCGCCGAGCGGCTCGCCCCGGCGCTGCGGCCGCGCGACGCGACCAGTGGGCTGCTGCGCGAGCAGCCGGCGCGCACGCCGTTCCCCGTGGTCGAACGCCTGCTCGCGCCGTGGCTCGCCGACGTCGCGCGCTGGGCCGAGCGCCTCGGCTCTCCGCGCGCCGAGGTGCGCCGCCGGCTCGACCGTGCGGGCTTGGCCGAGAGCGTCGACCAGTTCCGGGCCCGGCAGGTGGTGTGGACCGTCGCCGGGCTGGGCGCCGGCCTGGCGCTCGCGCTGCTCATCGGCGCCGCGCGGGGGTTCGCCCCGCTCCCGCTCGCGCTGCTCGTGGCCATCTGCGGGGCGTGCGGGTTCGCCGCGTGCGACCAACTGCTCTCGCGGCAGATCGCCCGGCGCGAGGAGCGCATGGTCGCCGAGTTCCCGACCATCGCCGAGCTGCTCGCGCTCGCGGTGACGGCGGGTGAGGCGCCCGTCTCCGCCCTGGAGCGCGTCGCCGCCACCGCCCAGGGAGAGCTGTCGACCGAGATCCGCCGCATGCTCGCCGACGTGCGCACCGGGGCGGCCATCGGGGTCGCGATGACCGACATGGCCGACCGGACCGGGCTGCCGTCGCTGACGCGGTTCGCCGAGGGCGTCGCGGTCGCGCTCGAACGCGGCACCCCGCTCGCCGAGGTCCTGCGCGCCCAGGCTCAGGACGTGCGCGAGGAGGGCCGCCGCGCGCTCATGGAGGCGGGCGGGCGCAAGGAGGTGGCGATGCTCGTGCCCGTCGTCTTCCTCATCCTGCCCATCACGGTCGTCTTCGCCGTCTTCCCATCCCTGGCCACGCTCCGCATCGGCCTGTAG
- the smpB gene encoding SsrA-binding protein SmpB translates to MPQAQPKPKAKAPQGPVRAVVANNKKARHDYVIEDVLEAGIVLSGTEVKALRMGRASLVDGFVLVDRGEAWLEGVHIPEYFQGTWNNHAPRRKRKLLLHKDEIVRLGQKVQEKGHTIVPLSLYFLDGRAKVEIALARGKKEYDKRQTLREQQDMREAQRAMRQRELLS, encoded by the coding sequence GTGCCGCAGGCACAGCCGAAGCCCAAGGCGAAGGCGCCGCAGGGGCCGGTGCGCGCGGTCGTGGCGAACAACAAGAAGGCGCGCCACGACTACGTGATCGAGGACGTCCTCGAGGCGGGCATCGTGCTGTCCGGCACCGAGGTCAAGGCGCTGCGCATGGGCCGGGCGTCGTTGGTCGACGGGTTCGTGCTCGTCGACCGCGGTGAGGCGTGGCTGGAGGGTGTGCACATCCCCGAGTACTTCCAGGGCACCTGGAACAACCACGCCCCGCGGCGCAAGCGCAAGCTGCTGCTGCACAAGGACGAGATCGTGCGCCTCGGCCAGAAGGTCCAGGAGAAGGGGCACACGATCGTCCCGCTGTCCCTGTACTTCCTCGACGGGCGCGCGAAGGTCGAGATCGCGCTCGCGCGCGGCAAGAAGGAGTACGACAAGCGCCAGACGCTGCGCGAGCAGCAGGACATGCGCGAGGCCCAGCGGGCCATGCGCCAGCGCGAGCTGCTCAGCTGA
- a CDS encoding recombinase family protein has product MRAASKLRAVADPAARRRGVGVIRVSREGGRGDKLASPQIQRAAIVEHANRHGIDVVDWVEAIDESGSRAKSAWWPRLDAQIERVEAGEVDVIVAWEFSRHARNRLRWAVALDRVEAAGGNLESATEPVDVTTAAGRFQRGVLAEMHAYKAEAIGEGWQQVQANRVRNGLPPGGKLPWGWRWADDGGAVEADPDKGPYVVEAYRRYLAGAGARDLARWLNDSGVRPMHAAVWAHETITQCLDSPVHAGMVSYRGQAWPGAHEGLVDVATWEAYRVERERRAGEREVKRRYLLSGIAMCPCTDAGTPMNGFTVTKASRARGGTPRRFVSYRCVTLGRTPGHGSWSMTARIVEGALTDWLGQVAADVENRAPKAAQSADVAAAQARTLRAERDRIDLALTNLTVQHALGTYPDGAYASARDQMVGRRAQLDAEVRALERAAVSVPDDPAGIAAGLLTEWDELPLEQVRQVVRRLVRGVVVDYGARSASVWPVWETRRPW; this is encoded by the coding sequence ATGCGCGCCGCGAGCAAACTGCGCGCGGTCGCCGACCCCGCCGCACGACGCCGCGGCGTCGGCGTCATCCGCGTCTCCCGCGAGGGCGGCCGCGGCGACAAGCTCGCCTCCCCGCAGATCCAGCGCGCGGCCATCGTCGAGCACGCCAACCGCCACGGCATCGACGTCGTCGACTGGGTCGAAGCCATCGACGAGTCCGGGTCACGCGCCAAGTCCGCGTGGTGGCCCCGCCTGGATGCGCAGATCGAGCGCGTCGAGGCGGGCGAGGTCGACGTCATCGTCGCGTGGGAGTTCTCCCGCCACGCCCGCAACCGGCTGCGCTGGGCGGTCGCCCTCGACCGCGTCGAAGCCGCCGGCGGCAACCTCGAGTCCGCGACCGAGCCCGTCGACGTCACCACCGCTGCCGGACGCTTCCAACGCGGCGTCCTGGCTGAGATGCACGCCTACAAGGCTGAGGCGATCGGGGAGGGCTGGCAGCAGGTCCAGGCCAACAGGGTCCGCAACGGCCTACCCCCGGGCGGCAAGCTGCCGTGGGGGTGGCGGTGGGCCGACGACGGCGGGGCGGTTGAGGCGGACCCGGACAAGGGCCCGTATGTCGTCGAGGCGTACCGCCGGTACCTGGCCGGTGCCGGAGCCCGTGACCTGGCGCGGTGGCTCAACGACTCCGGGGTGCGCCCGATGCACGCCGCCGTGTGGGCGCACGAGACGATCACGCAGTGCCTGGACTCCCCGGTCCACGCGGGCATGGTGTCTTACCGCGGGCAGGCGTGGCCGGGCGCGCACGAGGGGCTTGTCGACGTCGCGACGTGGGAGGCGTACCGGGTCGAGCGGGAGCGCCGGGCGGGGGAGCGGGAGGTCAAACGCAGGTACCTGCTGTCTGGAATCGCGATGTGTCCGTGCACGGACGCGGGCACGCCGATGAACGGGTTCACGGTCACGAAGGCATCGCGGGCGCGGGGCGGAACGCCGCGCCGGTTCGTGTCATACCGGTGCGTGACGCTCGGGCGCACGCCGGGGCATGGGTCGTGGTCGATGACGGCGCGGATCGTCGAGGGCGCGCTCACGGACTGGCTCGGGCAGGTGGCTGCCGACGTCGAGAACCGCGCACCGAAGGCGGCGCAGTCGGCGGACGTCGCAGCGGCGCAGGCGCGGACCCTGCGCGCGGAGCGGGATCGGATCGACCTCGCGCTGACGAACCTGACGGTGCAGCACGCGCTGGGCACCTACCCGGACGGGGCGTACGCGTCAGCGCGTGACCAGATGGTCGGCCGGCGCGCGCAGCTCGACGCCGAGGTGCGCGCGCTCGAGCGGGCTGCGGTGTCGGTCCCGGATGATCCGGCCGGGATCGCCGCGGGCCTGCTGACGGAGTGGGACGAGCTTCCGCTCGAGCAGGTGAGGCAGGTGGTGCGACGGTTGGTGCGGGGTGTGGTGGTGGACTACGGGGCGCGGTCGGCGAGCGTGTGGCCGGTCTGGGAGACACGTCGCCCCTGGTGA
- a CDS encoding pilus assembly protein TadG-related protein — MSAPDPAAPDPAAPRPRAAHGDDGRILLLTLGLVVLGLMLVGMVVSATAVHLDHKRLYNLADLLAVSAADAARPGQRLLTADSAGLTLTSADVARQVAEDLAAHPFPEQLPDDLAVLRADSPDGRTARVTLTTTSHPPLLAWFTRTLGHGFDLTATSTARAETGSAIGGVSLPGG; from the coding sequence ATGAGCGCGCCCGACCCCGCCGCGCCCGACCCCGCCGCGCCCCGCCCGCGCGCCGCGCACGGCGACGACGGGCGGATCCTGCTGCTGACGCTCGGCCTGGTGGTGCTCGGCCTCATGCTCGTGGGCATGGTCGTCTCGGCCACCGCCGTCCACCTCGACCACAAGCGGCTCTACAACCTGGCCGACCTGCTGGCCGTGAGCGCGGCCGACGCCGCCCGCCCGGGCCAGCGTCTGCTGACCGCCGACAGCGCCGGTCTCACGCTCACCAGCGCCGACGTCGCCCGCCAGGTCGCCGAGGACCTGGCCGCCCACCCCTTCCCCGAGCAACTGCCCGACGACCTCGCCGTCCTGCGGGCGGACTCGCCGGACGGCCGCACGGCCCGCGTGACCCTCACGACGACCTCCCATCCGCCCCTGCTGGCCTGGTTCACCCGAACCCTCGGCCATGGCTTCGACCTGACCGCGACCTCGACCGCACGCGCCGAGACCGGTTCGGCCATTGGCGGCGTGTCACTGCCTGGCGGGTGA
- the ftsX gene encoding permease-like cell division protein FtsX, with protein sequence MRLQFVLTEVLHGLRRNLSMVVSVVLVTFISLAFVGSAALIQSQVHKLQDDWYNLVEVSVFLCPDGSTAPTCAAGEASQEQIDSLRAVIENELGPEVKKLYFESKAEAFSAFQERYPDGYQGTQLTEADMQASFRLKLTDPSHYQVVADVLQGRDGVEAVEDQRAVFEPLFLALNRLSMLAAGLAVVMLLAAVLLITTTIRLSAVSRRRETGIMRLVGASNLFVQLPFLLEGAIAAVVGSLLAVGGLWLGVRYLVTDWLEKSVDWVAYVGTGEVLQIAPLLIGIAVALAVVSSVVTLNRYTRV encoded by the coding sequence GTGCGACTTCAGTTCGTCCTCACCGAGGTGCTGCACGGCCTGCGGCGCAACCTGTCGATGGTCGTGTCGGTCGTGCTCGTCACCTTCATCTCGCTCGCGTTCGTCGGCTCGGCCGCACTCATCCAGTCCCAGGTGCACAAGCTCCAGGACGACTGGTACAACCTCGTCGAGGTGTCCGTCTTCCTGTGCCCCGACGGGTCCACGGCGCCCACGTGCGCGGCGGGTGAGGCGTCGCAGGAGCAGATCGACTCGCTGCGGGCCGTCATCGAGAACGAGCTCGGCCCCGAGGTCAAGAAGCTCTACTTCGAGTCCAAGGCTGAGGCGTTCTCCGCCTTCCAGGAGCGCTACCCGGACGGCTACCAGGGCACACAGCTGACCGAGGCCGACATGCAGGCGTCGTTCCGCCTCAAACTGACCGACCCGAGCCACTACCAGGTGGTCGCCGACGTCCTGCAGGGTCGTGACGGCGTCGAGGCGGTCGAGGACCAGCGCGCCGTCTTCGAGCCGTTGTTCCTCGCGCTCAACCGCCTGTCGATGCTCGCGGCGGGCCTCGCCGTCGTCATGCTGCTGGCCGCGGTGCTCCTGATCACGACGACGATCCGGCTCTCGGCGGTCTCGCGCCGCCGCGAGACCGGCATCATGCGGCTGGTGGGCGCCTCGAACCTGTTCGTCCAACTGCCGTTCCTGCTCGAAGGCGCGATCGCGGCCGTGGTGGGGTCGCTGCTCGCCGTCGGCGGGCTGTGGCTCGGGGTGCGTTACCTGGTCACGGACTGGCTGGAGAAGTCGGTGGACTGGGTCGCGTATGTGGGCACCGGAGAGGTGCTGCAGATCGCGCCGCTGCTGATCGGCATCGCGGTCGCGTTGGCTGTCGTGTCGTCCGTCGTGACACTGAACCGATACACGAGGGTATGA
- a CDS encoding type II secretion system F family protein: protein MGVLVGLVLGLGLYCVWWSFWAPDTRPRRVSARRARTQDLLVQAGAASVTPGALYGASAALAAVVLLTVLASTRSPAIGLCFAAMAAAAPSALVTARARKRRRGLREVWPEVVDHLASGVRAGLSLPEAVGQLGERGPVELREPFARFAADYRATGWFAESLDLLKARLADPVADRIIEALRLTREVGGSDLGRLLRTLSTFLREDQRTRGELEARQSWTVSGARLAAAGPWVVLAFLATRPETARAYDTPAGVAVLAGGAACSVVAYRLMVRIGRLPEEGRVLR from the coding sequence ATGGGCGTGCTCGTGGGCCTCGTGCTCGGCCTGGGCCTGTATTGCGTGTGGTGGTCGTTCTGGGCGCCCGACACCCGCCCTCGGCGCGTCTCGGCTCGGCGAGCGCGCACGCAGGACCTGCTGGTCCAGGCGGGCGCGGCCTCGGTCACCCCCGGCGCGCTGTACGGGGCGAGCGCCGCACTCGCCGCCGTCGTGCTGCTGACCGTGCTCGCAAGCACGCGCTCGCCCGCGATCGGCCTGTGCTTCGCCGCGATGGCCGCCGCCGCGCCGTCGGCCCTGGTCACGGCGCGGGCGCGCAAACGGCGCCGGGGGCTGCGCGAGGTGTGGCCCGAGGTCGTCGACCACCTCGCGTCCGGGGTGCGCGCCGGGCTGTCGCTGCCCGAGGCCGTCGGCCAACTCGGCGAGCGCGGACCCGTCGAGCTGCGCGAGCCGTTCGCTCGGTTCGCCGCCGACTACCGTGCGACCGGGTGGTTCGCCGAGAGCCTCGACCTGCTCAAGGCGCGGCTCGCCGACCCGGTCGCCGACCGGATCATCGAGGCGCTGCGACTGACGCGCGAGGTCGGCGGCTCCGACCTGGGGCGGCTGCTGCGGACGCTGTCGACGTTCTTGCGCGAGGACCAGCGCACGCGCGGCGAGCTCGAGGCCCGTCAATCGTGGACCGTGAGCGGCGCGCGTTTGGCCGCGGCGGGGCCGTGGGTCGTGCTCGCCTTCCTCGCGACGCGGCCTGAGACCGCCCGCGCCTATGACACTCCGGCGGGCGTGGCGGTGCTCGCGGGCGGGGCCGCGTGCTCTGTCGTCGCCTATCGGCTCATGGTCCGCATCGGGCGGTTGCCCGAGGAAGGCCGGGTGCTGCGGTGA
- a CDS encoding ImmA/IrrE family metallo-endopeptidase, with protein MIDDLVVYARERGVDVKYGNLGRRRGEYRHGPRLIVLNPHMSGVLQRSTLAHELGHAHRGDEWTDDPRELAARERLADEYAARLLVSPVEYALAERLHGQHTGAIARELDVAVYVVEAWQRLLRRGATPALPRAARQHLRAV; from the coding sequence TTGATCGATGACCTGGTCGTCTACGCGCGTGAGCGCGGGGTGGACGTGAAGTACGGCAACCTCGGCCGCCGGCGCGGCGAGTACCGGCACGGGCCCCGCCTCATCGTCCTCAACCCGCACATGTCCGGGGTGCTGCAACGCTCCACACTCGCGCACGAGCTCGGTCACGCGCACCGCGGCGACGAGTGGACGGACGACCCGCGCGAACTCGCCGCGCGCGAGCGCCTCGCCGACGAGTACGCCGCCCGCCTCCTGGTCTCCCCGGTCGAGTACGCACTCGCCGAACGACTGCACGGACAGCACACCGGCGCGATCGCCCGCGAGCTTGACGTCGCCGTGTACGTCGTCGAGGCGTGGCAGCGGCTCCTGCGCCGCGGCGCGACTCCCGCCCTGCCCAGAGCAGCGCGGCAGCACCTGCGGGCCGTCTGA
- a CDS encoding M23 family metallopeptidase gives MKSTSGMATTRASRAVTAALLALALGLGAAASASADDIDDRRAAAEQHAKEKKAERAQLQEDLDETSDKLAQAALDLNAVEGRLPVAQAELARAQADLEKAQREAEILAQRLQDAREQEAAVTAQIAQGSGQVDAARADIAQMAREAARGQGKVSALGLVTGAQSTEDFLQTYAVSSSAARSQARTLTQLQDAEAVARNQEARLQAIRETITQLKEAADANVVTAAAAEQAAADRKDEVERLIAQQKKLKAEIEGERAAALAEISANEADQKALESELKSIIKEQSDRDARIAEERRKEEERKAAEAAKANNGNNGGSSGGSSGGSSSGGGGAVAPPVSGTFLGWPTAVPHVTSNYGWRFHPVLQIWRLHAGTDFRAYCGTPIYASQSGYVLKAYFDAGAGNNIIIDHGRDNGQSIMTRYMHLSRFSVGAGQWVSKGQQIGLSGTTGTSTACHLHFEVYVNGSTVDPMTRLPR, from the coding sequence ATGAAGAGCACCTCAGGGATGGCCACGACGCGCGCCTCGCGCGCGGTGACGGCGGCGCTGCTGGCGCTCGCACTGGGTCTCGGGGCCGCGGCCTCGGCGTCGGCCGACGACATCGACGACCGCCGCGCCGCGGCCGAGCAGCACGCCAAGGAGAAGAAGGCCGAGCGCGCCCAGCTCCAGGAGGACCTGGACGAGACCAGCGACAAGCTGGCCCAGGCGGCGCTCGACCTCAACGCCGTCGAGGGCCGGCTGCCGGTCGCTCAGGCCGAGCTGGCGCGGGCGCAGGCCGATCTGGAGAAGGCGCAGCGCGAGGCTGAGATCCTCGCCCAGCGCCTGCAGGACGCCCGTGAGCAGGAGGCGGCGGTCACCGCGCAGATCGCGCAGGGCTCCGGCCAGGTTGACGCCGCGCGCGCGGACATCGCGCAGATGGCGCGTGAGGCCGCGCGCGGACAGGGCAAGGTGTCGGCGCTCGGCCTGGTGACCGGCGCCCAGTCGACCGAGGACTTCCTCCAGACGTACGCCGTCTCCTCGTCCGCGGCGCGGTCGCAGGCCCGCACGCTCACGCAACTGCAGGACGCGGAGGCTGTGGCCCGCAATCAGGAGGCCCGACTCCAGGCGATCCGCGAGACGATCACGCAGCTCAAGGAGGCCGCTGACGCCAACGTCGTGACGGCCGCGGCCGCCGAGCAGGCCGCCGCCGACCGCAAGGACGAGGTCGAGCGGCTCATCGCCCAGCAGAAGAAGCTCAAGGCTGAGATCGAGGGCGAGCGGGCCGCGGCGCTGGCCGAGATCAGCGCGAACGAGGCCGACCAGAAGGCGCTCGAGTCCGAGCTCAAGTCGATCATCAAGGAGCAGTCGGACCGCGACGCGCGGATCGCCGAGGAGCGCCGCAAGGAGGAGGAGCGCAAGGCCGCCGAGGCGGCCAAGGCCAACAACGGCAACAACGGCGGATCCTCGGGCGGCTCGTCCGGAGGCTCCTCATCCGGGGGCGGGGGCGCCGTGGCGCCGCCCGTGAGCGGCACGTTTCTCGGCTGGCCGACCGCGGTGCCCCACGTCACGAGCAACTACGGGTGGCGCTTCCACCCGGTGCTGCAGATCTGGCGCCTGCACGCGGGCACCGACTTCCGCGCCTACTGCGGGACGCCGATCTACGCCTCGCAGTCGGGGTACGTCCTCAAGGCCTACTTCGACGCCGGCGCCGGCAACAACATCATCATCGACCACGGCCGCGACAACGGGCAGAGCATCATGACCCGGTACATGCACCTGTCGAGGTTCTCCGTGGGCGCCGGGCAATGGGTCTCCAAGGGGCAGCAGATCGGCCTGTCGGGCACCACGGGCACCTCGACCGCATGCCACCTGCACTTCGAGGTCTACGTCAACGGCTCGACGGTCGACCCGATGACGCGCCTGCCCCGCTAG
- a CDS encoding TadE/TadG family type IV pilus assembly protein, with the protein MAEFVLVAALVLALFLGVVQVALAQHAHALLIDAAAEGARWAARADRRPEDGVARTRALITRSLSARYADDVAARATTREGMAVVEVTVRAPLPLVGLLGPSGTMVVSGHALVEGG; encoded by the coding sequence ATCGCCGAGTTCGTACTCGTCGCCGCTCTCGTGCTCGCGCTGTTCCTCGGCGTCGTGCAGGTCGCGCTCGCGCAGCACGCGCACGCGCTGCTCATCGACGCCGCCGCCGAGGGCGCGCGGTGGGCGGCGCGCGCCGACCGCCGGCCTGAGGACGGCGTCGCGCGCACGCGCGCGCTGATCACCCGGTCGCTCTCGGCGCGGTATGCCGACGACGTCGCGGCCCGGGCCACGACGCGCGAGGGGATGGCGGTGGTCGAGGTGACCGTGCGGGCGCCGCTCCCGCTGGTCGGCCTGCTCGGGCCGTCGGGCACGATGGTCGTGTCGGGCCACGCACTGGTGGAGGGCGGATGA